From Roseibium alexandrii DFL-11, the proteins below share one genomic window:
- a CDS encoding SUF system Fe-S cluster assembly protein: MDNATTIDTNAAGEELQAEVSAQSAISPAELDRLTTDIIGALKTVYDPEIPCDIYELGLIYKVDIDDDRSINIDMTLTAPGCPVAGEMPGWVENAVASVAGVGPVAVDMVFDPPWTPDRMSDEAKVALNWY, translated from the coding sequence ATGGATAACGCAACCACGATCGACACGAATGCAGCTGGTGAAGAGCTCCAGGCTGAGGTCAGCGCCCAAAGCGCGATCTCTCCGGCCGAACTCGACCGCCTGACGACGGACATCATCGGTGCTCTCAAAACCGTCTACGATCCAGAAATTCCGTGTGACATCTATGAACTCGGCCTGATCTACAAGGTCGATATCGATGATGACCGGTCGATCAACATCGATATGACCCTCACAGCGCCCGGTTGCCCTGTGGCCGGTGAAATGCCGGGCTGGGTTGAGAACGCTGTTGCCTCGGTTGCCGGTGTTGGCCCGGTGGCTGTCGACATGGTCTTTGATCCGCCCTGGACGCCGGATCGCATGTCCGATGAGGCCAAGGTCGCACTCAACTGGTATTGA
- the xth gene encoding exodeoxyribonuclease III, producing the protein MKIATWNINGVKARLETVQEWLKEASPDVACFQEIKSVDENFPRQPFEDLGYNVETHGQKGFNGVAILSKTPLEDVERRLPGNDDDEQARYIEATVTHGDGVVRFGCLYLPNGNPLGTEKFPYKLGWMDRLLVHAEKRLAEEVPFILLGDYNVIPDPVDAKNPENWTDDALFQPESRQKFRALTHLGMTEAIRACTEAPETFTFWDYQAGAWQKNNGIRIDHILMSPQANDKMLGCGIDKHVRGWEKPSDHVPVWVTLAA; encoded by the coding sequence ATGAAAATTGCCACCTGGAACATTAACGGCGTCAAGGCACGGCTGGAAACAGTGCAGGAATGGCTGAAAGAAGCCTCGCCCGATGTTGCGTGTTTTCAGGAGATCAAGTCGGTCGACGAAAACTTTCCCCGCCAGCCATTTGAAGATCTCGGCTACAACGTGGAAACCCATGGGCAAAAAGGCTTCAATGGCGTCGCCATCCTCTCAAAAACACCACTGGAAGACGTTGAACGGCGACTTCCAGGAAACGACGACGACGAACAGGCGCGTTATATCGAAGCAACGGTGACGCACGGAGACGGCGTTGTCCGCTTTGGCTGCCTGTATCTGCCCAACGGCAACCCGCTTGGGACCGAAAAATTTCCTTACAAACTCGGCTGGATGGACCGATTGCTGGTTCATGCTGAAAAACGGCTTGCGGAAGAAGTGCCCTTCATTCTCCTGGGCGACTACAATGTCATCCCGGATCCGGTCGATGCGAAGAATCCGGAAAACTGGACGGACGATGCCCTGTTTCAGCCCGAAAGCCGTCAGAAATTCCGCGCGCTTACGCATCTTGGCATGACCGAAGCCATCCGCGCCTGCACCGAAGCTCCAGAAACATTCACCTTCTGGGACTATCAGGCCGGAGCCTGGCAGAAAAACAACGGTATCCGCATTGATCACATTTTGATGTCACCGCAAGCGAACGACAAAATGCTCGGCTGCGGAATCGACAAACATGTTCGCGGCTGGGAAAAGCCGTCCGACCATGTTCCCGTGTGGGTTACACTCGCAGCCTGA
- the tenA gene encoding thiaminase II: MKLFERLKADAAPQWASYVDHEFVRQLGKGDLPLSAFKHYLVQDYLFLIQFARAYALGIYKSPTVGDMRQSLEGVKAILDVELDLHLELCGSWGMTREDIESAPENTPTMAYTRFVLDAGMSGDLLDLQAALAPCVIGYAEIGSALRNAGAATDGNPYSRWIEEYGSDAYQDLAKGFANWIDETGDVYLTEARYARLLSMFEKASRLEADFWQMGLDAAD, translated from the coding sequence GTGAAGTTGTTTGAGCGGCTGAAGGCCGATGCGGCCCCGCAGTGGGCGTCCTATGTGGACCACGAGTTCGTTCGCCAGCTTGGCAAGGGGGATCTCCCGCTCAGCGCTTTCAAGCATTATCTGGTTCAGGACTATCTGTTTCTGATCCAGTTTGCGCGTGCCTACGCACTCGGGATTTACAAGAGCCCGACCGTTGGGGATATGCGCCAGTCGCTGGAGGGCGTTAAGGCCATCCTGGATGTTGAACTGGACCTCCATCTGGAGCTTTGTGGCTCCTGGGGCATGACACGCGAAGATATTGAAAGTGCCCCAGAAAATACGCCTACTATGGCATACACGCGCTTTGTTCTGGATGCGGGCATGTCGGGCGATCTTCTGGACCTGCAAGCGGCACTCGCACCATGTGTGATCGGTTACGCGGAAATCGGGTCAGCGCTGAGGAATGCGGGAGCGGCCACCGATGGCAATCCTTACAGCCGCTGGATCGAGGAATATGGCAGTGATGCCTATCAGGATCTGGCCAAGGGTTTTGCCAACTGGATTGACGAGACTGGGGACGTCTATCTGACCGAAGCACGGTATGCGCGGCTTTTGTCCATGTTCGAAAAGGCAAGCCGACTGGAAGCTGATTTCTGGCAGATGGGATTGGACGCTGCAGATTAG
- the sufA gene encoding Fe-S cluster assembly scaffold SufA: MASASKFQVMTLTDAAAERVCELVDNADKPALGLRVGIKKGGCAGMEYAMDLVEEASPGDDVIEDKGAKIFVDPSAVLFLLGTEMDFEVTKFRSGFVFKNPNEVSACGCGESVSLQAADLSAHARN; the protein is encoded by the coding sequence ATGGCTTCTGCCTCAAAATTCCAGGTCATGACACTGACCGATGCCGCTGCCGAACGGGTCTGCGAGCTTGTCGATAACGCGGACAAGCCAGCATTGGGTTTGCGTGTCGGCATCAAAAAAGGCGGCTGCGCCGGCATGGAATACGCCATGGATCTCGTCGAAGAGGCGAGCCCCGGCGATGATGTGATCGAAGACAAAGGCGCAAAGATCTTTGTCGACCCGTCCGCAGTGCTGTTCCTGCTCGGAACGGAGATGGACTTTGAAGTGACCAAGTTCCGGTCCGGCTTCGTCTTCAAGAACCCGAATGAAGTGTCCGCCTGCGGCTGCGGCGAATCCGTGTCTCTTCAGGCAGCGGACCTCAGCGCACATGCGCGGAACTGA
- a CDS encoding tetratricopeptide repeat protein, with product MYSKKTHRQHLSVGGAIIGALALMMATVPSQAFDGQPAAPGPINPSTMSPNEALRTGARQYYSGDKTAAISSLKYAAENGQTMAAWKLGDMYAKGDGVQEDDYKAFQYYSQIVRDHGNDSPDSPDAPFVSSAFVALGSYYLNGIDGTVIKDEGQARRIFTHAASYYGDAAAQFHLGEMYRETNSRMAVRWYNLAALKGHVGAQAKLGETLYSLGSSDKKKARALMWLTVARKQATGQDTTWINNLHEQYFAVAPEPVRAQARSLAETWIENNRPDMLTAQQVPTQ from the coding sequence ATGTACAGCAAGAAGACACATCGTCAGCACTTAAGCGTCGGTGGGGCCATCATCGGCGCGCTCGCCTTGATGATGGCAACAGTGCCGTCCCAGGCGTTTGACGGCCAGCCGGCGGCGCCCGGACCGATCAATCCGTCGACCATGTCGCCCAATGAAGCTCTGCGCACTGGTGCCCGCCAGTATTATTCCGGCGATAAAACAGCAGCGATCTCGTCTTTGAAATACGCGGCAGAAAACGGGCAGACCATGGCTGCCTGGAAGCTTGGTGATATGTACGCCAAGGGCGACGGTGTTCAGGAAGACGACTACAAGGCCTTTCAATACTATAGCCAGATCGTCCGGGATCATGGCAATGACAGCCCGGATTCGCCGGACGCACCGTTTGTTTCCAGCGCCTTCGTAGCACTTGGCTCCTATTACCTGAACGGCATTGACGGCACCGTCATCAAAGATGAAGGACAAGCCCGCAGGATCTTCACCCACGCAGCATCTTATTATGGCGATGCAGCTGCCCAGTTTCATCTTGGTGAAATGTACCGGGAGACCAACAGCCGGATGGCGGTGCGCTGGTATAATCTGGCTGCGCTCAAAGGCCATGTCGGTGCTCAGGCCAAGCTCGGCGAAACGCTTTACTCTCTTGGATCTTCAGACAAGAAAAAAGCTCGTGCTTTGATGTGGTTGACTGTTGCCCGTAAACAAGCCACCGGCCAGGATACAACCTGGATCAACAACCTGCATGAACAGTATTTTGCAGTCGCGCCGGAACCGGTTCGTGCACAAGCACGGTCGTTGGCTGAAACATGGATTGAAAACAACCGTCCGGATATGCTGACGGCTCAGCAGGTTCCAACGCAGTAA
- the sufD gene encoding Fe-S cluster assembly protein SufD: MNANAPIRNTQAESDLIDRYDAAKSALSGSVAVSALRESALGQIKNKGLPHRRVEEYKYSDLRAFMKSAAPLATAADSAAVKGVLEASETFGDLDRFKIVVANGSFVAELSDIDALAAEGVTVSNLADALSGDEGAQLLKSPKTGPNDGLVALNTAFVQGGVVVTVKDGAEVSKPLELVQLATATGAQVVRNKITVGKGAKLRVLESFSGDTGAGEINTVFDYHVADNASVAATRLIAGKTEAARLLTTIATLGAEAEFKSLGFIAGPQFVRNQQFINFTGENSEAKIYGVSMAGGSDLADQTLIVDHAVPHCNSREFFKTVLDGEARGVYQGRINVAPHAQKTDGEMMTQALLLSETAEMANKPELEIFADDVLCAHGATSGQIDEDLLFYLRARGIPEDEAKTLLVLAFLSEAIEEYGEDDVTEGLEQRVRDWLAGH; this comes from the coding sequence ATGAACGCAAATGCACCCATCAGGAACACCCAGGCCGAAAGTGACCTGATCGACCGATACGACGCGGCCAAGAGCGCACTTTCAGGCTCCGTTGCTGTATCAGCCCTCCGCGAATCCGCGCTTGGTCAGATCAAGAACAAGGGCCTGCCGCACCGCCGCGTTGAGGAGTACAAATACTCCGATCTGCGCGCCTTCATGAAGTCTGCTGCACCACTGGCAACCGCTGCTGACAGTGCCGCCGTCAAAGGCGTTCTGGAGGCCTCCGAGACTTTCGGAGATCTGGATCGTTTCAAGATCGTTGTGGCCAACGGCAGTTTTGTTGCAGAGCTGTCGGACATTGATGCACTTGCTGCAGAAGGTGTCACAGTCTCCAATCTCGCGGATGCACTGTCCGGTGACGAGGGCGCACAGCTGCTGAAGTCGCCTAAAACCGGACCGAATGACGGTTTGGTTGCGCTCAACACGGCCTTTGTTCAAGGCGGTGTGGTTGTCACCGTGAAGGACGGCGCGGAAGTCTCCAAACCGCTTGAGCTGGTTCAGCTGGCAACTGCAACCGGAGCACAGGTGGTCCGCAACAAGATCACGGTTGGCAAGGGCGCCAAGCTGCGTGTTCTGGAGAGCTTTTCAGGCGACACCGGTGCCGGTGAGATCAACACCGTGTTTGACTATCACGTTGCAGACAATGCATCTGTTGCAGCAACTCGGTTGATTGCCGGAAAGACCGAAGCTGCGCGTCTTCTGACGACGATTGCAACGCTTGGAGCCGAGGCTGAGTTCAAGTCTCTCGGCTTCATCGCAGGGCCGCAATTCGTTCGGAACCAGCAGTTCATCAACTTCACAGGTGAGAATTCCGAGGCCAAGATCTACGGTGTTTCGATGGCGGGAGGTTCTGATCTTGCCGACCAGACACTGATCGTCGATCACGCCGTACCGCATTGTAACAGCCGCGAGTTCTTTAAAACTGTGCTCGATGGCGAAGCACGGGGTGTCTATCAGGGCCGGATCAATGTGGCACCGCATGCCCAGAAGACCGACGGCGAAATGATGACCCAGGCGCTGCTTCTGTCTGAAACAGCGGAAATGGCGAACAAGCCGGAGCTGGAAATCTTCGCTGATGACGTTCTGTGTGCCCATGGTGCGACCAGCGGCCAAATCGATGAAGATCTTCTGTTCTACCTCCGTGCCCGCGGCATCCCGGAAGACGAAGCCAAGACACTTCTCGTTCTTGCCTTCCTCTCCGAAGCCATTGAAGAGTATGGCGAGGATGATGTGACGGAAGGTCTGGAACAGCGGGTCCGCGACTGGCTTGCCGGTCACTGA
- a CDS encoding DEAD/DEAH box helicase, with amino-acid sequence MSFNTLGLSEKVLAAVDAAGYKDPTAIQAGAIPQVLERRDVLGIAQTGTGKTASFTLPMLTLLEKGRARARMPRTLILEPTRELAAQVQENFERYGTNHKLNVALLIGGVSFAEQDKKLDRGTDVLIATPGRLLDHFERGKLLLQGVEILVIDEADRMLDMGFIPDIERICKLIPFTRQTLFFSATMPPEIQRLTETFLQNPARIEVAPTSSTAENVTQQLKAAGGKDYDKRVALRELLEGAEDLQNAIVFCNRKRDISTLFRSLERHEYNVGALHGDMDQRTRMMMLENFRKGAIKLLVASDVAARGLDIPEVSHVFHYDVPINAEDYVHRIGRTGRAGRSGTAYTLVTESDQKYLRAIEELTNQSIEWVGESIDFEAAAAERKAKRRSSKTSKADSSNDNDAAQSKPAPKKRGQSRRKTEEPAPESPVEETRPTNRVQKISQKPANKPQKQDNNAPAFSEGVHIPAFLLRDPRAKKAS; translated from the coding sequence ATGTCATTTAATACTCTCGGTCTTAGCGAGAAGGTCCTCGCTGCAGTTGATGCGGCAGGTTACAAAGATCCAACAGCTATCCAGGCGGGTGCCATACCTCAAGTTCTGGAACGGCGCGATGTCCTCGGCATTGCACAGACCGGGACCGGGAAGACTGCCAGCTTCACTTTGCCAATGCTGACCCTGCTTGAAAAAGGACGTGCCCGGGCCCGTATGCCGCGCACGCTGATCCTGGAGCCGACGCGCGAACTGGCCGCTCAGGTCCAGGAAAACTTCGAGAGATACGGCACGAACCACAAGCTGAACGTAGCCCTCTTGATTGGCGGCGTCTCCTTTGCCGAGCAGGACAAGAAACTCGATCGCGGTACCGACGTGCTGATCGCAACGCCTGGCCGCCTGCTGGATCATTTCGAGCGCGGCAAGCTGCTCCTCCAAGGCGTCGAAATCCTAGTGATCGATGAAGCTGACCGTATGCTCGACATGGGCTTCATTCCGGACATCGAGCGGATCTGCAAACTGATCCCGTTCACGCGGCAGACCCTGTTCTTCTCTGCAACGATGCCACCGGAAATTCAGCGGTTGACCGAAACGTTCTTGCAAAACCCTGCAAGGATCGAAGTGGCTCCTACCTCCTCGACGGCAGAAAATGTTACGCAGCAGCTGAAGGCTGCTGGCGGCAAAGATTACGATAAACGTGTCGCCTTGCGCGAACTTCTGGAAGGTGCTGAAGACCTTCAGAACGCGATTGTATTCTGTAACCGCAAGCGCGATATTTCAACGCTGTTCCGGTCGCTCGAGCGCCACGAGTATAATGTTGGCGCCCTGCATGGCGACATGGACCAGCGCACTCGCATGATGATGCTGGAAAACTTCCGGAAAGGCGCGATCAAGTTGCTCGTTGCAAGTGATGTAGCTGCCCGCGGCCTGGACATCCCGGAAGTCAGTCATGTCTTTCACTACGATGTTCCGATTAATGCGGAAGACTACGTTCACCGTATCGGTAGGACGGGACGCGCTGGCCGCAGCGGCACAGCATATACGCTTGTAACGGAAAGCGATCAGAAGTATTTGCGCGCGATCGAAGAGCTGACAAACCAGTCAATTGAATGGGTCGGCGAATCGATTGACTTTGAAGCTGCCGCAGCGGAACGCAAAGCCAAGCGCCGTTCCTCAAAAACTTCCAAGGCAGATTCCAGCAACGATAACGACGCAGCTCAGAGCAAACCAGCGCCGAAAAAACGGGGCCAGTCACGCCGGAAAACCGAAGAACCTGCCCCTGAATCTCCAGTTGAAGAAACACGCCCAACTAACCGAGTTCAAAAGATTTCTCAGAAACCAGCGAACAAGCCGCAAAAGCAGGACAATAACGCGCCAGCCTTCAGCGAAGGTGTGCATATTCCAGCGTTCCTGCTTCGGGACCCACGGGCGAAAAAAGCGTCCTGA
- a CDS encoding GGDEF domain-containing protein gives MSDKDDHIRTIGYGESAIGYIRKNTLPAYPRSYELWYTYSAGYNQGLNRAINEAVKDNGRISTDEMLSLYGRFLSPTRLGDRLDDVGSKVSREVEEIVETLKLSADATSDYGAALEQAGMKIAGISDPDKLKLYVTHLVKSTQNAVASNRKLESQLLESKKHIENLQSSLEAIRYESLIDELTTLNNRKHFDNSLEKVIRNSIESGRGFALLMTDIDHFKKFNDTYGHQTGDQVLRLVALSVKQNISSQDVACRYGGEEFAIILPHAALDEAVEVAEKIRAAVMAKELVKRSTGENLGRITISAGVAAYNPDDNEHTIVSRADEAMYAAKNAGRNLVKTENDLEVKENQENVA, from the coding sequence ATGTCGGATAAGGACGATCATATCAGGACCATCGGATACGGTGAGTCCGCGATCGGGTACATAAGGAAAAACACCTTACCCGCTTATCCGCGATCTTATGAACTCTGGTACACATATTCCGCCGGATACAATCAGGGCCTAAACCGGGCAATCAACGAAGCGGTAAAAGACAATGGCCGGATCAGCACCGATGAAATGCTGTCTCTCTATGGCCGGTTCTTATCCCCTACCCGATTGGGAGACCGGCTCGATGATGTTGGTTCGAAAGTCTCTCGCGAAGTCGAAGAAATAGTCGAGACCCTCAAGCTGAGCGCTGATGCGACCTCGGACTATGGTGCCGCACTAGAACAGGCCGGTATGAAGATTGCCGGCATCTCCGATCCCGATAAGTTGAAGCTTTATGTGACCCATTTGGTAAAATCGACCCAGAATGCGGTTGCCTCTAATCGGAAGCTGGAAAGCCAGCTGCTGGAATCAAAAAAGCACATTGAGAACCTGCAGTCCTCCCTTGAGGCGATCCGCTATGAGTCTCTGATAGATGAGCTGACAACCCTCAACAATCGCAAACACTTCGATAATTCGCTCGAGAAAGTTATACGGAACTCTATAGAGAGTGGCCGCGGGTTTGCGTTGTTGATGACGGATATCGATCATTTCAAGAAATTCAACGATACCTACGGTCACCAGACGGGCGATCAGGTTTTGCGCCTCGTGGCCTTGTCCGTGAAACAGAATATATCAAGCCAAGACGTCGCATGCAGATACGGCGGCGAAGAGTTCGCGATCATCCTGCCGCATGCAGCACTCGACGAAGCTGTTGAAGTGGCTGAAAAAATCCGGGCAGCTGTGATGGCCAAAGAACTTGTCAAACGTTCAACAGGCGAAAACCTTGGTCGCATTACAATTTCTGCCGGAGTTGCCGCCTACAATCCGGACGACAATGAGCACACCATTGTCTCGCGTGCTGATGAAGCAATGTATGCGGCCAAAAACGCTGGCCGTAACCTTGTGAAAACCGAAAACGATCTTGAAGTGAAAGAAAATCAGGAAAACGTCGCCTGA
- the parE gene encoding DNA topoisomerase IV subunit B produces MSGKDDLFAGNAAVSNPVGSEPAPAPKPAPTPVADLSEARKKSQAAAEYSDYSAADIEVLEGLEPVRRRPGMYIGGTDEKALHHLFAEVIDNSMDEAVAGHATWIDVSLGADGYLNITDNGRGIPVDPHPKFKDKSALEVIMTTLHAGGKFDSKVYETSGGLHGVGVSVVNALSDELVVEVARSRKLYRQIFRRGHPQGPLEHIGDTQNRRGTMVRFKPDEMIFGKGAKFQPARLLKMARSKAYLFGGVEIRWHCAPELLSEKDETPAEAVFHFPGGLRDFLKERLGKERPVVDEVFSGRTDKTGKHGAVEWAVSWFAGDGFINSYCNTVPTPEGGTHEAGFRYALLRGLKAYGELVNNKKASIITGDDVMTSAGGMLSVFIREPEFVGQTKDKLATNEATRVAETAVRDAFDHWLTASPNQANKLLEWVIDRAEERLRRRQEKDVARKTAVRKLRLPGKLADCSTSQSEGTELFIVEGDSAGGSAKQARNRSNQAILPLRGKILNVANAGRDKLVANQQLADLIQALGCGTRSSYAEKDLRYERIVIMTDADVDGAHIASLLITFFYREMPELIRGGHLYLAVPPLYRLSQGGKTLYARDDMHKDELLATVFKGKSKVEIGRFKGLGEMLPAQLKETTMDPSKRSLLKVRVDELAIADTNDTVERLMGNKPEARFRFIQDNAEFADDLDI; encoded by the coding sequence ATGAGCGGAAAAGACGATCTTTTTGCAGGCAATGCAGCTGTTTCCAATCCAGTAGGGTCGGAACCAGCACCAGCACCCAAGCCTGCGCCAACGCCTGTTGCGGATCTCTCTGAGGCGCGAAAGAAGTCACAAGCTGCTGCCGAGTACAGCGACTATTCAGCTGCCGATATTGAAGTCCTGGAAGGCTTGGAGCCCGTTCGCAGACGTCCGGGTATGTATATTGGCGGCACGGACGAAAAGGCCCTCCACCACCTTTTTGCAGAAGTCATCGACAACTCAATGGATGAGGCTGTTGCGGGACACGCCACCTGGATCGATGTCTCTCTTGGTGCAGATGGCTATTTGAACATCACGGACAACGGCCGCGGCATCCCGGTCGATCCGCATCCGAAGTTCAAAGACAAGTCGGCTCTGGAAGTCATCATGACGACCCTGCACGCCGGCGGAAAATTTGACAGCAAAGTCTATGAAACGTCCGGCGGATTGCACGGCGTTGGCGTGTCTGTCGTTAATGCCCTGTCGGACGAACTGGTTGTGGAGGTGGCCCGAAGCCGCAAGCTCTATCGTCAGATCTTTCGTCGCGGTCATCCCCAAGGACCGTTGGAGCATATTGGCGACACGCAAAACCGCCGCGGCACAATGGTCCGCTTCAAACCGGACGAGATGATTTTCGGCAAGGGTGCGAAATTCCAGCCGGCACGCTTGCTCAAGATGGCGCGCTCGAAAGCCTATCTTTTTGGCGGCGTGGAAATCCGTTGGCACTGCGCTCCGGAGTTGCTTTCAGAAAAGGACGAAACCCCGGCGGAGGCTGTATTCCACTTCCCCGGCGGCTTGCGGGACTTTCTGAAAGAGCGCCTCGGCAAGGAACGGCCGGTTGTCGATGAGGTTTTTTCCGGCCGGACCGACAAGACCGGCAAACACGGGGCGGTCGAATGGGCCGTCAGCTGGTTCGCAGGGGATGGTTTCATTAACTCCTACTGCAACACGGTTCCTACCCCGGAAGGCGGAACCCACGAAGCGGGCTTCCGTTATGCCCTGCTGCGCGGTCTGAAAGCCTACGGCGAGCTGGTCAACAACAAGAAAGCTTCGATCATTACCGGCGATGATGTCATGACATCTGCTGGCGGGATGCTATCGGTCTTCATCCGGGAACCCGAGTTTGTCGGCCAGACCAAAGACAAACTGGCGACCAACGAAGCGACACGTGTTGCCGAGACGGCCGTTCGCGATGCCTTTGATCACTGGCTGACCGCCTCGCCCAATCAAGCCAACAAACTTCTGGAATGGGTAATCGACCGTGCCGAGGAACGCCTTCGGCGCCGCCAGGAAAAAGACGTTGCCCGCAAGACGGCCGTGCGCAAACTTCGTCTCCCCGGAAAGCTCGCGGATTGCTCGACCAGTCAGTCGGAAGGAACGGAACTCTTCATCGTTGAGGGGGACTCGGCGGGCGGCTCTGCAAAACAGGCGCGAAACCGCTCCAACCAGGCCATTTTACCGCTGCGCGGCAAGATCCTGAACGTCGCCAATGCAGGCCGCGACAAGCTGGTCGCCAATCAGCAGCTCGCGGACCTCATTCAAGCGCTCGGCTGCGGGACTCGCTCCAGCTACGCCGAAAAAGATCTGCGCTACGAAAGAATCGTCATCATGACTGATGCGGACGTGGACGGCGCGCACATCGCCTCTCTGTTGATCACGTTCTTCTATCGCGAGATGCCGGAACTGATACGCGGCGGTCATCTCTATCTTGCGGTGCCGCCGCTTTATCGCCTAAGCCAAGGCGGAAAGACGCTTTACGCACGCGACGACATGCACAAGGACGAACTCTTGGCGACCGTCTTCAAAGGCAAATCGAAGGTTGAAATCGGCCGCTTCAAGGGTCTTGGCGAAATGCTGCCGGCGCAGCTGAAGGAAACGACCATGGATCCGTCCAAACGGTCGCTTCTTAAGGTCCGCGTTGATGAGCTCGCAATTGCGGACACCAACGATACGGTCGAACGGCTCATGGGCAACAAACCTGAAGCTCGTTTCCGGTTCATCCAGGACAATGCGGAATTCGCCGACGACCTTGATATATAG
- a CDS encoding HesB/IscA family protein — translation MTETLENRVTVSDRAAKRIAKILSGEASGSMLRVSVEGGGCSGLQYKYDVVGAQEDDDLVIEKLGATVLIDSISLQYMGGSEIDFVDDLIGQAFQINNPHAVAGCGCGTSFTI, via the coding sequence ATGACCGAAACGCTTGAAAATCGAGTAACAGTCAGTGATCGCGCTGCCAAGCGCATTGCCAAGATTTTGTCGGGAGAGGCTTCCGGCAGCATGCTGCGCGTCAGCGTGGAAGGCGGCGGATGCTCGGGCCTGCAATACAAATACGATGTGGTCGGCGCACAAGAAGACGATGATCTGGTTATCGAGAAACTCGGCGCGACAGTGCTGATCGATTCCATCTCTTTGCAATATATGGGCGGATCAGAGATCGACTTCGTCGACGATCTGATCGGTCAGGCCTTCCAGATTAACAATCCGCACGCGGTTGCCGGTTGCGGCTGCGGCACAAGCTTTACGATCTAA
- a CDS encoding cysteine desulfurase: protein MTVATAQETMISTAYDVEAIRKDFPILAREVYGKPLVYLDNGASAQKPQAVIDAVTKAYSHEYANVHRGLHYLSNTATDNFEAAREKVRRFLNAGSVDNIVFTKSTTEAINLVAYGLGGKFFAEGDEIVLSIMEHHSNIVPWHFHRERHGAKLKWVYVREDGSFDLDAFKDALTDRTKLVAITHMSNVLGTVVPVKEICEIAHERGIQVLVDGSQAAVHMPVDVQDIGCDYYVFTGHKVYGPSGIGVLYGKPERLEALRPFQGGGEMILDVTEDDATYNAPPHRFEAGTPPIVQAIGLGAALDYMDSIGRENIARHEEDLKIYAHEKLRQINSLRIFGDAPGKGAIISFEIEGAHAHDVSTIIDRSGVAVRAGTHCAQPLLAKYGVTSTCRASFGMYNTRDEVDALYEALVKAQSFFG from the coding sequence ATGACGGTCGCAACCGCACAAGAGACCATGATATCGACGGCATACGATGTTGAGGCGATCCGCAAGGATTTCCCGATCCTTGCGCGCGAGGTCTATGGAAAGCCGCTGGTTTATCTCGACAATGGCGCCTCGGCGCAAAAACCTCAGGCGGTGATCGATGCGGTGACCAAGGCGTATAGCCATGAATACGCCAACGTCCACCGGGGCCTGCATTACCTGTCCAATACGGCGACTGACAACTTCGAAGCGGCGCGGGAAAAGGTTCGCCGTTTCCTGAACGCTGGTTCTGTCGACAATATTGTTTTCACCAAGTCGACCACCGAAGCGATCAATCTCGTTGCCTATGGGCTTGGCGGGAAATTCTTCGCAGAAGGCGATGAGATCGTTCTGTCGATCATGGAGCACCACTCCAACATCGTGCCCTGGCACTTCCACCGGGAGCGGCACGGAGCAAAGCTGAAGTGGGTCTATGTCCGTGAGGATGGCTCGTTTGATCTGGACGCGTTCAAGGACGCGTTGACCGACCGGACCAAGCTTGTCGCGATCACGCATATGTCCAACGTCCTTGGAACCGTGGTTCCGGTCAAGGAGATCTGTGAAATCGCGCATGAGCGCGGCATTCAAGTCCTCGTGGACGGCAGTCAGGCAGCCGTGCATATGCCGGTCGATGTTCAGGACATTGGTTGCGACTACTACGTTTTCACAGGACACAAGGTGTACGGCCCGTCAGGCATTGGCGTGCTCTACGGCAAGCCGGAACGTCTGGAAGCGCTGCGTCCGTTCCAGGGCGGCGGCGAAATGATCCTCGATGTGACCGAGGATGATGCGACCTACAACGCTCCGCCGCACCGGTTTGAGGCCGGCACTCCGCCGATCGTTCAGGCGATTGGTCTTGGTGCTGCGCTGGACTACATGGATTCCATTGGCCGCGAGAACATTGCGCGCCATGAGGAAGATCTGAAAATCTACGCACATGAAAAACTCCGCCAGATCAACTCGCTCCGGATTTTCGGCGATGCACCGGGGAAGGGGGCCATCATCTCATTTGAGATCGAGGGGGCCCACGCTCATGATGTCTCAACGATCATTGATCGGTCTGGCGTGGCGGTCCGTGCGGGCACACATTGCGCTCAGCCCCTCTTGGCAAAATATGGTGTAACCTCCACATGCCGGGCAAGTTTTGGAATGTACAATACGCGCGATGAAGTTGACGCGCTGTATGAAGCGCTCGTAAAGGCGCAGAGCTTCTTCGGGTAA